The sequence below is a genomic window from Anomalospiza imberbis isolate Cuckoo-Finch-1a 21T00152 chromosome 17, ASM3175350v1, whole genome shotgun sequence.
TCTTGCCAGTCCCTAAGCCCACCACCATAGTCCCACGGCTTCCAGCTTGCAGGAGCACAGGCAGAGACAGGAGGCCAAGCACTTTTCTGGGGTGCCAGTGCCTTCTCAGTAACTTCACAAGATGAGGTGCCCCTGAAACACTGGCACAGCAGTCCCTGCCAGTGGGATCTGCTGTGTGCCAGGCAGGACAGGGCATGGGCATGGTGCTCCAGGACACAGTGCTCCGGAGCAGCCTGTCCTCCCACATTAAATTTCTTACATCAAATTGTCACCATCTCTGTGGGTCTGGAGCTGCCACACACCAGCAGGGAGGAGAACATCCTCAAAATCGAAGCCACCTGGCACCCCAAAGACGTGAGTTGAGATCTGGGTGGGGAAGGGAATCAGCTCCTTTTCACTGTCAGCAGGAAAATATTACTTATGATTGATGCTGCTGGGATGAAACCTCTCTCCTGGCTCTGTGGCCCTCGCCCAGCACGCAcgtcctctgctgctgccccccttcatcctttttctctccaccctcacagcccTGTCCTCTCTGATCCCCGCCACGCTGGCGGTGCCGGCCAGCTCATCCCACGGCGCAGTGACCCCACAGCTCTGAACCGCAACCCTCGGTGGCTCAGATCTGCTGCCAGGCACTTCAGATCGGTATCTCATGCATCCCCCTTTCTGCCAGTTATTAAGTGGAGATTTATTAGGGGAGCTTCAGTCCAGACGCCTGCATCCAAAAATGACATCAGCCACGTCCTGGTTCCCATCGCCAGCCCTGCACCCGTGCACGCACCGCCCGGACACACCCTGCAGCGGATCTGGTGTGTGAAAGGTGGGGAGATCCCTGAGCCAGGGAGCCCCCAGTCTGGGAATGAGGTGGGGGGAAGTGCAGGAGCATGAGTGAACATCTGGCGAGATGAGCCATGGAGGGGCACTGTGCCCTGTGGTGTCTCCCTAAACTGTGGCCATCAGAAATCCCCTGGGTGATGCCCTCCTGCTCCACGAGTGTTTCGGCTTTTAGGGAGCTCAGAGGTTTTTGCAGGAACCTCCCCTGTATGTCACAACCCTCCTTTACCCACAGCTGCAGTACAGAAAGCCTCCCTTCGCGTCGTGGCAGAATGGGAGCTGGAGCTCGGCAGCCTCATCCCACCACGGCGGTTTGTGccagtgcccagcccagcccagtccAGCATGGAAGGGGACACTGGCTCGTCCCAGGCAGTCTCGGGAACTGCCAGGTGGGAGCAGCCAGCCCTAGGGCTGCTCAGCACATGTGCCTGAGATGACGGCTTTACCCAGAATTTCAAAATGCTTGGGAGATGACAGCATGGTTCGTCGGCCACTGCCAGACCCCTGCTGTCATCATCCTCCTGCAGCGCCCGTTGGGCTCACTTTGGAGGGACGCGAAGCTGTCCTCAGCCCCGGTGGCACGGCGCTCACCTCCCGGGCAGTGCTTCTTCATGCGGCACCTCCTGGTCTCCAGCAGCGCGGGGCAGGCATTCCCTTCCTCTCGGGCAGCCTCCGGCACCTCCCGCACCCGCGTCTCCACACCCCACTTGCAGCCGCAGGTCCGGCTCTCGTGGGTACAGGCGCTCCACTCGCTCCACGGGCCCGGCTCACACgtctctgcagggacagggacagaacGGATTGGTGACCCCTCGCAGCCAGGCACGTCCCCAGGGACGGCGGGCACGGGGTGCGGGCGCTGCTTACCTTGGCACTCGCGGGTGCTGGGCTGTGCCGTAGTGCTGGGGGGACACTGCCGAAAACACTGGCCCTTGTACAAGTAAAACTTGTCCTTGCACTTCATGCAGAAgtctctgctgaagcagctcTCGCAGCTGGGCGACCTGCACTCTGCCGGGAGGGATGGCTGGTCAGCGGGACAGCCCGGGACACCCCCGGCGACCCAAAACCTGCGGGGTCCAGGCTGTGGCTCTGGGCAAGGGAAAAGGGGACCAAGCCCTCCCAACCTGGCCGCCCCTGGTTCCAGTGCCACCAGGGATGCTGCGGGAAATGAAGCCATCGCCCTTCCCGCAGCACTGGGACCCGCAGGGtggcgaggggagcagggggcacTAGTAGGAGCAGGGTGAGCCCGGTTGGCGTGGGACGTACTTGTGCATCTGTTGACCTCCAGACCCCGCACACCAAAGTAGCCTGGGGGACAAGTGTGGACGCACATCCCGTACTGGCGGATGCCGTCCCTCCAGATAAGCAGGAAGAGCCGGTGGTGGCAGGTGATGCAGCCGTTGTCCTCAGAGCACAGGACACAGCCCGTGCAGTTTTCCAGCAGGCCAGCACTCACTGCGGGGACAAATGGAGGAGAGGGGCTGTGGCACAGGTGCTGAGGGGGATCCCAGCCCCGtggcagcccctctctgacacaCCAGGGTAACAACGCTGTCCTGTCTCCCTGcaaatgccacctcacctctcTCTGCTCCTCAAAACCCCCCCTCTGTCCACACTTATGGCCTCCATCACTCCAAGATCCAGACTGAGGGTTTGCCCtatgcccagcactgcccatgGGTGACAGTCTGAGCCAcaccccaagccagccttgccCATCCTGTGGGAAGTGGAACAACCACTGGGTCAGTGGGTAGAAATATGATCTGACCTGGATTAATCAGTTGATGCCTCTTAAGTGTCAGAGGTCAAAGTGCATTTTGGATGCACTGAAGAGGAGCTGGGAAAATAATCTCTCTGTTCAAGAgcctctgctgcctccctggctgCCTGTGCTGTACTCTCAGACTGTGGGAGGTGACTGACCCTGAGGTGGTTGACCTCTGTTcccagggacaaggacagggtgCCAGCATTCACCAGGCCAACTGCTCCTGCTCTCTGAGCCCACAGAAAAGCCACAAAAGGGGCCACTGAACTCCTGCATGCAGGCATCTAATGCTTTCACCATGCCCCTTTGTTGGGAACTGTTGGTTTGGCTCTGGCACCACAGCCTGAGTAGCAGTGACCACGCCAGAAGCCCTGGTACAGCATGCTTAGGACCTGGGCTctatagaaccacagaatctcAGAAcagtttgagttggaagagaccttcaagatcatcccaaaccccctgccatgggcaggggcaccttccactacacAAGGTTGCTACAAGCCTGAGCCAGCTGGTGGGTGCTGCCCTGGGGGGAATGCCTGGCATGGTCCCTCTGACCCCAGAAGCTGCATCAGAAGGgtcccacagctggggggctggggcagagatGCTGGGAAGCCAGGGGAATGCTGGCAGAGGATTCTGTCAGATGATAATGGCAGGCAATGCCTTGCAGCCCCGTGTGCTGGTCCCTGGCACAAACCAGTCCACGGTGCTGTGGTGCCATGCAGTTGTCCCCAAGCTGGCTCATCCCAGTCCCTTCTCTGGGGCACACTGTCTGGGagggcagcactgccaggagagctCATTAGAGCTGCGTCTGCTGGGAGCGCTAACGAAGCACCTTGGATCCATTAAGTTGTTATGGTCTCCGTTACATATTTACCAAACGCTGACAACATTTGTgttcctggctgcagctggagtgGCTTCCCTGGAGACCCGTGGATTTACGagcctctttcccttccctaaTTCTTTTTGatatttaggggttttttttttgctgctctcCTTCCACTTCCAGCCAGAGCAAAGAAGGTGGGAAGCCCTGGATGGGCTCCGGGGCCTCCCTTCTCTCATTGGCTTTGGAAGTAATTCCATGGTATGGAGCTGGGAGAAGTGGGGTCATCCTCCTCCACTCGAcagtgctgctggcatggcACACACATCTCTGCCACCGAGAGTGACACTGGGAGCCACCACAGAGAACAACAGAATGTGGCTCACTCTGAAACCACGGGCTTGGGGGTTAGGAACAAGAGGTGGGTCCATCTCCTCCTGTCCAGTGGTGatggcagagggcagggctgagctgggatgggcacagggcaTGGGGAACAGTGGGTACCTGAGCTTGCTGGACATGGGTGTGACatcccccatctctgcccaccCTACGCCCAGTCCTGCAGGGAACCATGAGTCCCTGGGGCACTGGACTGCCCAGACCAGAGCTCCCAGTGGCAGTAGAGAGGCTGTAGGGTGCTGCAGCATCTCTTGTGGCTCCTGGACCCTGTGCTGGCTTTTCTGTGCAGGTTATCCCAGGGTATATAACATGTCTGGGGTGTGAAGCCATAGCCAGAGACCCAGGCTGCCAAGACCTGAGGCCTTTGGAACATTGTGCTACCCAGCATCAAGCAGTGGTAGCTGGAGCCCCTCTTGGTGCTTGGCTGTTTCCCATCAGGGGTGTTTTGGCCACCAGCCTGGCCACCCACATCATCACACACACCTACTGCCTCCACATGCCTTTAACATGGAACAACTTCAAGGGAAGCTCTCCGGGCTCCAGCCCTAAGAGCCCTGGTCCTGGGAGGTCGTGCCCCTACCCTGGCACATGTTGGCCCCAAAACTAAGGCATTCCTGGCACAGAGCTGAGAACCAGCCCTGGACCCACTCCACACAGCCAGCTGGCACTGCCTTGCACTGCCCAGTGAGGAGACATGAGCCAGTGCCCAACGGAGGGGGCATGTGCCTCGGCACAGTCCCAGCACACCCTGCCCTTGCCCAGGCACTGAGCAGTGGCTCATTTGGTGCCTCTTCCTGGGGACAGGATGGGGCAGAGGACAGGCAGTGCCTGCCGTGTCTCTGAGCATCCTTCCAGGAGGTTTTACTCCTAAGGCAGTTAGTGTGCTatgcagagaaaggaaatatCAGAAAAGCAGCCCATTTTGTGCTATCCCCACTGTGTCTGGCTCTGCTGGGGTTTGCAGAGCTggtcccagtgccagccagTGTCTCTTGTCTCCTGCCAGCCCCAAAGGCAGGATTGGCACCGGGCAGGAGGTGCTATGGGGCTGCACTCTGCATCTTCATGCACTGCCAAGCCAGCCCCATGCCACGCACCCAGAGGGGAACACAGACCCCAAGGGGGCTCAAGGCGAGGGGTTGGGGTTATGCTGGTTCCcggcacctccagccctggtTCACAACTCCTTCCTGCTCCGTGCAGGCAGGACAGGCAGCCTGGTGTCCCAAAGCCACCCCGCGGGACCCGAGCGGGACAAGCCCACTGTGCACACCGTACCTTGCTTCTTCCACCGGTTCTGTGTGAGCATTTCCATGGAGCTGATGAATAACAGCAACATGAATATTATCCACTGCATCTGGGCACGAGTGATGTCggacagggaagaaatcaaATCATCCAAGCGGCTGGTGGGCTCGGCTCCTGCCAGAGCCGGTGAGGGGTGCTGGGAGGGCGACGAGCGGCTCCGGGCTCACACCATCCCAACACGAGCTTCGGACACACAGCCACACTTCAGGGCAGCTTGAGCCGGCGACAgtggggcaggctgggctgtCAGGCCCGGGGAGTGCTCATGGTGGCGGGGAAGTGCCGGCTGCTCCAGGGAGCCCTGCCTTTATAGTCAGTGTCAGCCCCCTCTCCTCACCCTCcctttcaaaataataataatcctaaaaaaaaaaaaaaaaaattcccccagCAGCAACAAAGCGACTGGCAAACGCCCTGGCTGGATCCCCCCGGAGCACTCCAGCCACCACCTCGGCTGGGAACCGTCCCACCGTCCCGCCGCGGTCCGACTGTCCCGCTGCCATCCCAGCGCCGGGGTCACAGCGAAGCCCCCTGCGATTTTGGGGGGGTGGAGCCAGGAGGGTGACGCTGCCTGCGCCGGCCCCCCCGGCTCAGCCCCCCCGGCTCAGCCCCCCCGGCTCAGCCCCCCGCTCCGAGTCCCCGCAGGGCCGGGGGGCAGTGACAGCCCCCGggggcagggctgagccccccgggcagggctgagccccccGGGCAGGGCTGAGTCCCCCGGTCGTCGGGAGCCGTCGTGGGTCTCCGGCAGCtccggcggcggctgcgggtCTGCCCCGGCTGTCCCCAGGATTGCAGCTGACTCTGATTTTCCGAGCGCTTCTTAACTCACCTCCCTCCGAGCTGCGGGAGCGAAGCTGAGCcgagctgagctgtgccaaGCTGTTCCAAGCCAAGACGAGCTCACTGCGCTGTTCCGGGCTCCTATGCGGCTGTCCACACCCCTTGTCCCATGCTGTGCTCCCCAAAACCCACCTTAGGGGCTGTGTTTGAAGTGGGGTGCAGGACAGGAGGGAGACACCTCACTAGCCAGGTACCCGAGGTGACCTACAGGCGCAGGTCCCCATCCTGGGACCCCCACCTGCTCGTCCCGTTGTCCcaaccctgtgccaggagctgtacCCTGGAACAGCCTGGTGACCTCCCAGGCAGGGCTCCAAGGCCACTGGCCAccagtgacagccccagtgaGAGCACATTCACTCCTGTCATCACCACGTGCAAACCAGCACATGGtgcccctctcctcccccagAGGGGGCACGGAGAGACTTTCTGGGCCCACAGGACccctctgagcaacctgggggAGATCATCACCCACCTGCTCATCCCACACACCAAcaagctgcagggctgctttccACCCGGGATGTTCTGGGTCTGCATTGCCTGGGAGGGACAAATGGACTGGGGGTGCTGAGAACCAGCAAACTCATTGCACCAGAGTGAACCACCCCCAGGGCTGCAGTGGACATGTCCATCCGTGTCCTGGGGTGTCCAGGGATAGTACATTGGGGTTAATCTTCTCTCTACCCCTCGAATTTCTCCCTCCtgtttctcttctctcccccagcccccctgaGCTTCTCTCCCCACCTCTCCCATCCGGCACTGCTGCATTTCATTCCTGAAGGGTTAATGATCAGACAACAAAGGAGCCATTTCACACCCCTTTGGCCTCACTGTAGGAAACCAGGAGTAATAATTGAGGAAACCAGGAGTAATAATGGTTGGGATcactttaggttttttttttttaattatgaaataAATTCAAAAATTACACATAAAATGCATAAATTGCAGCATCTGGCTCAGATGAAATTTCCATAAACAACCAAACCTGCAGCATGGCATCACCATCAGGAGTTTGCAAGGGCTGGGGCCCGTGTGGACATGGGGATGCTGTTGCCATCCCAGCACAGAAGAACAGGGATATGGCAATGGCATTGAGGATATCTGAGTGTCTCCAAACCCTTGCTGCAGGCAACTGCATTGGTGTGGATGGCAGTGACCAGGATGAGACATGGGTGCTGCAGGGCAAGGAGCTTCCACAAGTCCTGTTGGGTGCCAGCACAGCTACCCTGGAGCCCCTAGGGAATTTCCTTGTCCAGATCTGGAAGGCAAACACTGGGCAAGGGCCAGGGAAGCACCTCATTCCAGGTCACGCTCTCTGGCTGCTGGCATGGGTGAGCGGATGTCGGCACAAGCCTTGCCAGGGTGACCCGTCACAGGCGGACGTGCTAATTAGACAACTCTCGTTAATGCTGGGTCCTGGGGGCACCACGTGGCCAttgctcagcccatccccagctgtTTGGGATCACGGGGGATTTGCCAAGGGCGGCATAGCCGCTGTCCCCATGCCCCTGCTGCTGTGTGCCAGGTATCCCTGAGAGAGCAGAAAAATCCACACGTTTCCCTTAATTTGTGTATTTATGACACATCCTACTGTCGGTGGGAGGGGAGGTGGTGTCTGCTGTTTAACTGGGCACTTGGCAGACCTCTGTTGTgctgggaggggtttggggggctgcGGGGAGGGGAAAGCCCAGCTGATGATGCCAGGGCAGCACCCGCGGTGACTCAGGGATGATGTCGGGGAGAAGCGAGGCTGAGCCGCGGGTGCCGCTGGCAGCTCCCGACTCCTCACGCAGCCCCGCTCCACGCCAGCACAGAGGGAATGAAATGTTCCTCCTTCGTCTTCCAAAGCAGAAGGGAGAAAGTGTCCAGAAAGATAATTTGGAAAGTTTGTTTGACACTTGAGCACACTTTCATCTTCGGAAAAATCTTGGTGACCTTCCAAAGCTGCACCGCCTGCTTCCCGGCACGGCAGGCGCCCCAGGGCACACGCCCGTGGCACCATCCCAGTGGCTGCTTTCGGGatgctcagggctctggaggggacAGTGTGGTCCCGCCGGGCCCACAGGTCAGCAGGGATGCAGTCACAGAGGTGGTGGCACAGGGATGCAGGCACAGGGACGTTCTTAGGGAAGGTAATaaagtgaaaattaaatgtCTGGAGCTGGCTagcagcaggagacaggaaGGGACAGGGGGATGGAGGGAACCCCTGGATGAGGGCGGCGTTTTCTCCACAGGTGCCATGAACTCCCAGCAGCTATGAGGGCTGGGAGGGATCTTCCCCAGTGCATCCTGGGCGATGAATGTGGGTTTGATCAGGGGAGGGTTTGAGCGGATGGTAGTggataaggaagaaaaatacttgGCATTCCTCTCCCATCATAACAAGCCCAGATGCTTGGACGGTGGCAGCCCACTTCCCACAGGAATGGAAAGTCACAGCTGCTCTAGTGCCAGTTCAGCAGAGGCCCTTTCCCTGCTCTTAAGAAAAGCCAGCTCCACCTCACGCCGCACCACAGCCCTCACTGGCATCCCGTGACACGGCTCCCTCCAACACCCAGGCCcctgggggtggcactgccCATGACCCCGCTCCAGGAGAGGCAGAGCTCGGAGCAGGGAAATGTGCTGGGAAAGGCCAAGTATCAGATTTAGTGCTGGTGTGGCTGGTGCTCCTTCCCACACGCCAACATGTTGGGAATACCTGGACTAGCACAGCCCTGCAAGGGAGGAGTGCTCTGGGGAGGATGATGCTGTGGGAAACATCCTGTCTGGTCAGAGCCGGTGGGAGCAACTTCAGCCTCTTGGCAGACCAACTCACCACCTCCTTTACCAGCACAGAGCCAGTGAGCTCCCTCAATGTTGGGGTGCCGTCAGCTCTCCCAGATGAGAAGGAAGGTGTGAAGGTGGCTGATTTTAGTGCTGATATTGCCAAGTGCAGCCCGCAGCATGCTCACGGCACATTtgctctcccctcctcctcctcttcctccttttccttctccttttccttctcctcctcctcgtgCCACACTCCAGCCATTCCTGAGTTTGTTCCAcctgctcttcctgctgttCTCAGGGAATGTGTCATCCCAAGAGGCTTAAGATTTGCCATAAATCACATCCTTCATCCCAGAGTGAGCTCTGGAGCTCCATCTCTCTTCTTGGCTCCTCTGGCTTGCTCCAGTCCTGGACGCCAGCATGGTTGCACAGCCTTCAAGTGCTCCAGCTGCCAAAACAGGAGCAAAGCCCAAAGAAGGAACTGGCATCAAGTGGCACTGAAGGCCAAGGGGCAGCAAGAGtaggagagagaggcaggaggaaagggaagacGAGCGCTGAGATGGGAGGGAAGGCTTGGTGTCGAAACTGAATTCCTGGTCCATGTCAGCAGAGCATATTTCCAGTGTTTATTTTATCTCTTTAGTTGAGCCCCTTTGAGGCAGAATATATTAAATGGCCTGACTTTATATAATGGAAATAATTGAAACAATACTCCTGCTTCCAGCCGCAACGTGCTGTGATTTCAGCCAAGAGTGGCCAGCCTCCTCgaggtgctggggacagccGCCGCCACCGCTGGCGCTTGTTTGCTGGTTATTGTTGACACATGTCAGCATCGCCTTCCAATTTCCGTACAGCTGTCAGAGCGGGGAGAACACCCGGCGGCTGGCGCGGGGTGGGCTCAGCGCCGGCCAGCGCCGACGGGCGCGGGGAAGGACGGCATCCCTACGCTGGATCCTCTGCTCTGCCCGGCTGGTGGTTAAGGCTGAGCTGGGATTTCCCAAGGGGACGTGGTGTTGGGGCAGCGCTCCCAGGTAGCCAGGAGATGAGGATGGTGGAATGTGCAGAAGCTTGGGAGGATGGAGGGTGTGCTTGCTTGCTGCATGAACTGTTGAACTGGGACCTCAGTATTCACTGGAGAAGGTGAAAGGAGGAGGTGAATGTGAAGGCTGGCAGCTGTTGAAGGTTTTATCCAACTCTGCCCCAGCAGTGGGTGACACTggggcagggaaaggcccccagccccagcatccctgtggGAAAGCACTTGCATCAAGCACCATCCTTGAAGCCAACATCAATCTCCATCCCACATGAGCCACTGAAACTCTGTCACTGAAAATCTGTCATTGCTCCTTGAGCAGAGCTGAATGGATGAAATGAGCAAACACGGTGGTCAGGAGTCACCAACATTGAGCCAGGCCATAAACCAATTCCCATTTGTGGGCACCGCAGGGTTCCAGGGAAAAGCTGGCAGGAGGTGACAGTAAGAGCAACAGCAGCAAGGACTTTGAGGAACTGTGACACAGTGTGAAAAGTGCTCCGGAATCTCTTCCCGCCATTGCAGCCACTCCCCCTGGCTGTGCACAGCGGGGGCTCAGGGAAGGTTTCTCCAAGGAAAGGCAGGAGATGGGACTTGCAGTGTAGGACAGGGAGCCTGGGGTTTGAGGCAGCTGGACTGCACATTCCTTTGCTGTAGGGAGCTGGAATTCCCCAGATGAGTTGGGTGCTGCTACTGTGCTCAACAggacccctcagcctgggcaAAGCCTGCTCTCCCAGCAAAGCCAAAGTATCGGTGACCATGAAGCATCCT
It includes:
- the RSPO4 gene encoding R-spondin-4, encoding MQWIIFMLLLFISSMEMLTQNRWKKQVSAGLLENCTGCVLCSEDNGCITCHHRLFLLIWRDGIRQYGMCVHTCPPGYFGVRGLEVNRCTKCRSPSCESCFSRDFCMKCKDKFYLYKGQCFRQCPPSTTAQPSTRECQETCEPGPWSEWSACTHESRTCGCKWGVETRVREVPEAAREEGNACPALLETRRCRMKKHCPGEKTEPKNKGKKRQKKPKTERHTGT